Proteins encoded in a region of the Sugiyamaella lignohabitans strain CBS 10342 chromosome B, complete sequence genome:
- the GAT1 gene encoding Gat1p (Transcriptional activator of nitrogen catabolite repression genes; contains a GATA-1-type zinc finger DNA-binding motif; activity and localization regulated by nitrogen limitation and Ure2p; different translational starts produce two major and two minor isoforms that are differentially regulated and localized; GO_component: GO:0005829 - cytosol [Evidence IDA] [PMID 10799523]; GO_component: GO:0005634 - nucleus [Evidence IEA,IEA]; GO_component: GO:0005634 - nucleus [Evidence IDA] [PMID 10799523]; GO_component: GO:0005634 - nucleus [Evidence IPI] [PMID 19380492]; GO_function: GO:0003677 - DNA binding [Evidence IEA]; GO_function: GO:0001077 - RNA polymerase II core promoter proximal region sequence-specific DNA binding transcription factor activity involved in positive regulation of transcription [Evidence ISA] [PMID 7568152]; GO_function: GO:0001077 - RNA polymerase II core promoter proximal region sequence-specific DNA binding transcription factor activity involved in positive regulation of transcription [Evidence IMP] [PMID 9106207]; GO_function: GO:0001076 - RNA polymerase II transcription factor binding transcription factor activity [Evidence IMP] [PMID 19380492]; GO_function: GO:0046872 - metal ion binding [Evidence IEA]; GO_function: GO:0043565 - sequence-specific DNA binding [Evidence IEA]; GO_function: GO:0043565 - sequence-specific DNA binding [Evidence IDA] [PMID 19111667]; GO_function: GO:0043565 - sequence-specific DNA binding [Evidence IDA] [PMID 19158363]; GO_function: GO:0043565 - sequence-specific DNA binding [Evidence IGI] [PMID 7568152]; GO_function: GO:0003700 - sequence-specific DNA binding transcription factor activity [Evidence IEA]; GO_function: GO:0008270 - zinc ion binding [Evidence IEA]; GO_process: GO:0090294 - nitrogen catabolite activation of transcription [Evidence IGI,IMP] [PMID 7568152]; GO_process: GO:0090294 - nitrogen catabolite activation of transcription [Evidence IGI,IMP] [PMID 8622686]; GO_process: GO:0001080 - nitrogen catabolite activation of transcription from RNA polymerase II promoter [Evidence IGI,IMP] [PMID 7568152]; GO_process: GO:0006355 - regulation of transcription, DNA-templated [Evidence IEA,IEA]; GO_process: GO:0006351 - transcription, DNA-templated [Evidence IEA]), translating into MQTADLLGMQYKESPIDLGYVMDLDNGYLSYGSQTNSLLTPLDTSPESNGEGPSPLNDGSISASLYDGIHGLMKKSALGSGDGMNINNNNNNNQSSTDMSLAAQSLLSPSEGSDSPMEGVTTMNQQQQQPSNNSNNATGYNPSGVINVPGHVNNNGSMPMDGYSYQGSQAGPGTSTTDPSHRLTTASINIRHDATATTTPAQYDNSFSFTHSGDEDVTKQNNAFEFSLDPLTIEGLSGSISSSYQDFFNQDASQDLSGQFTANQNFYNNPNSKMSSTSHSRNSSIVDNPNSNSFSFGNGFSFFDPVSNKSSSALNSGFSSLSVSPNVSSSGFRSRRSISHLTKSRRSSMIGAAPSSISGSVPRTHFELFDEYDETNSNMVTPMLSPEALSPSVGSPVSTTNQMSFSMNHISEMYGTVPNPAFSPKKIARTESQINASSLLHQSLLKRTPSEARVSQIQQTNSALQSQLQQQLKQQQQQQQQSQVQQQSAISQDSPSPNTSSGVTSPVPATVKAVPVKAPVQPNQPKLEQISASAPATSVSDAAAAAADNRPPPECTNCHTRTTPLWRRNAEGQPLCNACGLFLKLHGEVRPLSLKTDFIKKRNRGPGSSASSQGSNSREGSMTNIASWGSQASTSVSSGAIPITTRQAGPTSVASSGSSWSAVNARSAASLQRTSVTHVPIAPKPIALAPAPPRQTSGIDLKPQSLNEYRMQKLRRASGGVNKPISRQNSLNSVSSVKLESASPISISPRVQQPSKPTVSISSTPVAVTPNGMRHLSTGPSSVPRSDAHPTPPPAQPTSVEADSKWNWLKM; encoded by the coding sequence ATGCAAACAGCTGATCTGCTCGGAATGCAATATAAAGAGAGTCCTATTGATTTGGGCTATGTCATGGACTTGGATAATGGCTATTTGAGCTACGGTTCTCAGACTAACTCTCTATTAACTCCATTAGATACCAGTCCTGAAAGCAATGGCGAGGGTCCTTCTCCTCTCAATGACGGTAGTATTAGTGCGTCTTTATACGACGGTATTCATGGACTCATGAAAAAGTCTGCTTTAGGCTCTGGAGATGGCATGaatatcaacaataacaacaacaacaaccaaagCTCGACTGATATGTCTTTGGCTGCTCAAAGTTTGCTTTCTCCTTCTGAAGGATCCGACTCGCCTATGGAAGGAGTTACCACCATgaaccaacaacagcaacaacctAGTAATAACAGCAATAATGCTACTGGTTATAACCCTAGTGGCGTGATAAATGTACCTGGTCATGTTAATAACAATGGTTCCATGCCAATGGATGGCTACTCTTATCAAGGTTCTCAGGCTGGTCCTGGTACGTCGACTACTGACCCAAGTCATCGATTAACAACTGCTAGCATCAATATTCGACACGATGCTACTGCCACTACAACTCCTGCTCAGTACGACAACTCGTTCAGCTTTACTCATTCcggtgatgaagatgtgaccaaacaaaataatGCATTTGAGTTCTCTTTGGATCCTCTGACCATTGAAGGACTTTCTGGATCTATCTCCTCGTCATACCAAGATTTTTTCAACCAAGACGCTTCTCAGGATTTGTCAGGCCAGTTCACTGCTAATCAAAACTTTTACAACAACCCTAATAGTAAAATGTCCAGTACAAGTCATAGTCGCAACAGCAGTATTGTCGACAACCCCAACTCGAACTCGTTTTCGTTTGGTAATGGGTTCTCTTTCTTCGATCCTGTGTCCAACAAGTCATCAAGTGCATTGAACTCGGGCTTTTCCAGTTTATCTGTCAGTCCCAATGTCAGTTCTAGCGGGTTCAGATCCAGAAGATCCATTTCCCACCTCACCAAATCCAGAAGATCCAGCATGATAGGCGCTGCTCCCAGTAGTATTTCTGGCAGTGTTCCTCGTACTCATTTCGAACTGTTTGATGAGTACGATGAGACGAACTCGAACATGGTTACTCCTATGCTATCACCTGAAGCACTGTCACCGTCCGTCGGTTCACCTGTTTCAACTACCAACCAAATGTCCTTTTCCATGAACCACATTAGCGAAATGTACGGTACTGTGCCCAATCCAGCCTTTTCTCCTAAGAAAATTGCCCGAACCGAGTCTCAAATCAATGCTTCATCGCTACTGCATCAAAGTCTTCTAAAGAGAACACCAAGCGAAGCGCGGGTTTCTCAAATCCAACAGACAAACTCTGCACTTCAAAGtcaacttcaacagcaattaaagcagcagcaacagcaacagcagcaatctcAAGTCCAACAACAATCTGCTATATCGCAAGATTCTCCATCACCTAATACCTCATCAGGAGTGACATCTCCTGTCCCTGCAACTGTGAAAGCTGTACCAGTGAAAGCTCCTGTTCAACCTAACCAACCAAAACTTGAACAAATCTCTGcttcagcaccagcaacttctgtttctgatgccgctgccgctgctgctgataacCGACCTCCCCCAGAATGTACCAACTGTCATACCCGTACCACTCCTCTATGGAGAAGAAACGCCGAAGGTCAACCCTTATGTAACGCATGTGGTCTGTTTCTCAAGTTACACGGTGAAGTCCGTCCATTGTCATTAAAGACTGACTTTATCAAGAAACGAAACAGAGGACCTGGATCGTCTGCATCTTCACAAGGATCCAATTCACGAGAAGGAAGTATGACCAACATCGCGTCCTGGGGTTCTCAAGCATCTACATCGGTCTCATCAGGTGCCATTCCAATTACCACACGACAGGCGGGACCTACATCTGTCGCTTCAAGTGGAAGCTCCTGGTCAGCCGTCAATGCTcgttctgctgcttcgttACAAAGAACGTCAGTCACTCACGTTCCTATTGCACCCAAACCAATAGCTCTTGCACCGGCACCTCCGCGTCAAACTTCTGGTATCGATTTGAAACCACAGTCTTTGAATGAATACCGTATGCAGAAACTTCGACGAGCCAGTGGCGGTGTCAACAAACCCATCAGCCGTCAGAACTCGCTCAACTCGGTCTCCTCCGTCAAACTCGAATCAGCCAGTCCCATCTCCATCTCTCCCCGTGTCCAGCAACCATCCAAACCCACCGTCTCCATCTCCTCAACCCCCGTGGCCGTCACCCCCAACGGCATGCGCCATCTCAGCACCGGCCCCTCATCGGTCCCACGCTCCGACGCCCATCCCACACCTCCACCCGCCCAACCGACCTCGGTCGAGGCTGACAGCAAATGGAACTGGCTGAAAATGTGA